In one Micromonospora polyrhachis genomic region, the following are encoded:
- a CDS encoding VCBS repeat-containing protein — MGGLRFLPWVREGLTRVISTPDPLTGALPSARAQLSLSVTAQGLDTSTDEVSEIVGTTTGLLYGPGDVTGIDAQQVIRSFPAPGAENADVTLFAAVEFDRPDLPWLYTPASPDEQGRLRPWLVLVVVPVAPDGDTVTTVPGQALARLSTTVGELPALAESWAWAHAQVLLTTETEDVSKVIADAPERNLSRLICPRRLAADLDYVAAVVPAFAAGVAAGLGLPVDDDGPLVPAWGPGSSHTSPDSRIILPVYHHWTFRTGPDGDFESLSRRLRARPLPTDVGRRPVDVAAAGGGLPEIEPAGVEGRSVLAFEGALASPSMRPSVWDPAVADPWQATMRSLLEHADDRLTPPLYGEVHLQEGRVPPPGEQPLWLAGLNLDPRYRAAAALGTQVVQKHQEELAAAAWERAAQLREVNEQLRRGQAARDTAGALFAKRVDPQAPGRALRDDQLVALTQPVHDLVTPPAPGALAGPRAGRTTGVGRAADAPAPALDEVLDGNTGAKAATSPAFRRLARPRGPLARRLRPTGAAPAPLPRLAAGTSPVPAARIPAGGTVFDTLVPPGQGIGSLTRAAIEAAARNPWWHTSGGHGLAADRLVPYHTPTALAAAADDPVTTLASNGGDLLGTDRFFVAAADGRLFERRRLDEVWVWRDHGAPPGTWVATSGSTIAPDRVYVRGRDSRLWERRYDGDRWVWNDCGAPGGGLASRPNTAGNDVYVLGRDGSLYRFDSVGRGWVSLGAPQLNQYERLWGSPRPYPDGVYVATSGQRLFRWAGGSWGQIGAGQAPPIWGSPASYHRFSSANRDYEGFGFAYLTPTGELVTKRINLPDFHNHGRPGPVPPPPSNIRIVSLAQQTAQIAVDEETDMLVLAHPEGNPSDLRLYGRYEHYHDGHGIYYWYWHEIGRPANGLAPHRPGPVTGDERDGEVFVKTADGRLAALSWGYRGYGWVDHGTPADPRGTGRDDAPAPADRRFVPRVGLLSSLLVSYTVDEGAGSRIRCQLGHNVGEDGALRENDLTPAVAGPLSTVKARATATTVTGLLTADGRLHLIAVAALTGGRLAYWVGRDVDASGTATGGWTGPYELVDPVSPYASAVDVTVADLDGDGRPELVIGYAVSGPDPAANRVLYRVGWGLDDTGQVTRGWSDSLPTPYTFNEIHSIGVEIVDMTGDHVPDLLVFVGGRAVGGAQVARYFTGRGINRRGRVADSAWTGQLGVPDQAAVASGTGAGIAVADITGTRRPDLVVVYRSAINGLRCQVAFDLDEAGVPAYWSPILIVRGAADTSTGRGCAVTIADLRADLVADRARMGDAFMAAAANHQGRLAPAQALAHDDQPAQVELGPAANAVRGTVEPEVAVAGEVLAGLSVDGRPLVQAVPDTGDPMRRLLAGVTFDVPAYELLRGLSQENVVPNLPAVAPETMTALAANPRFIEAFLVGLNHEMSREMLWREFPADPRQTWFRQFWDVRGAMAAGAPLTDIPPLTDVAWRSGPLGTHLTAVGAPGEQSLVLVIRGEVLRRFPSTIVTMRRARWTGPQERETTGDDILPIFNAWLSPDLLLFGFPFTAEVARGAATEAAGDPGYFFVLREQPTAPRFGLDLEPEEWIPPTSPPPWLGEHWDDLHWGYLPAGARFLSPYAPGMPSDAVDGAVFGRTAADMARVALQRPVMLARHASDLLLPPEPR; from the coding sequence ATGGGTGGTCTCCGGTTTCTTCCCTGGGTCCGCGAGGGCCTCACCCGGGTGATCTCCACTCCCGACCCGCTCACCGGGGCGCTGCCCAGCGCCCGCGCCCAGTTGTCCCTGTCGGTCACCGCACAGGGCCTGGACACCAGCACCGATGAGGTCTCCGAGATCGTCGGTACGACCACCGGCCTGCTGTACGGGCCGGGCGACGTCACCGGCATCGACGCCCAACAGGTCATCCGGAGCTTCCCGGCCCCCGGCGCCGAGAACGCCGACGTCACCCTTTTCGCCGCCGTCGAGTTCGACCGACCAGACCTGCCCTGGCTCTACACCCCGGCCAGCCCCGACGAGCAGGGCCGCCTGCGGCCCTGGTTGGTGCTGGTGGTGGTGCCGGTCGCCCCGGACGGCGACACGGTGACGACGGTGCCTGGGCAGGCCCTGGCCCGGTTGTCCACCACAGTCGGGGAACTACCCGCGCTCGCCGAGTCCTGGGCCTGGGCACACGCGCAGGTGCTGCTCACCACCGAGACCGAGGACGTCTCGAAGGTCATCGCGGACGCGCCGGAGCGCAACCTCTCCCGGCTGATCTGCCCACGCCGGCTGGCTGCCGACCTGGACTACGTCGCGGCGGTGGTGCCCGCCTTCGCCGCGGGTGTCGCGGCAGGGCTCGGCCTACCGGTGGACGACGACGGCCCGCTGGTCCCCGCCTGGGGGCCCGGCTCGTCACACACCAGCCCCGACAGCCGGATCATCCTGCCGGTCTACCACCACTGGACGTTTCGCACCGGGCCGGATGGTGACTTCGAGTCGCTGTCCCGCCGGTTGCGGGCCCGGCCGCTCCCCACTGACGTGGGCCGTCGACCGGTCGACGTCGCGGCGGCCGGCGGCGGGCTGCCCGAGATCGAACCGGCCGGTGTCGAGGGGCGGTCGGTGCTGGCCTTCGAAGGGGCGCTCGCCTCGCCCAGCATGCGGCCCAGCGTCTGGGATCCGGCGGTCGCCGACCCCTGGCAGGCCACCATGCGCAGCCTGTTGGAGCACGCCGACGACCGGCTCACCCCGCCCCTCTACGGCGAGGTGCACCTTCAGGAGGGACGGGTGCCGCCGCCGGGCGAACAACCACTGTGGCTGGCCGGGTTGAACCTCGATCCCCGCTACCGGGCCGCCGCCGCGCTCGGCACGCAGGTGGTGCAGAAACACCAGGAGGAGCTGGCCGCTGCCGCGTGGGAACGCGCCGCCCAGCTGCGCGAGGTCAACGAGCAACTACGCCGGGGACAGGCGGCCCGGGACACCGCCGGTGCGCTCTTCGCCAAGCGGGTCGACCCGCAGGCACCCGGCCGGGCACTGCGCGACGACCAACTCGTCGCCCTGACCCAACCCGTGCACGACCTGGTCACCCCGCCCGCCCCGGGTGCCCTGGCCGGACCCCGCGCCGGGCGGACCACCGGTGTCGGGCGGGCCGCCGACGCGCCGGCCCCGGCGCTGGACGAGGTCCTCGACGGCAACACCGGAGCCAAGGCGGCGACCTCCCCGGCGTTCCGCCGGCTCGCCCGGCCCCGAGGACCGCTCGCCCGGCGGCTGCGGCCCACCGGCGCGGCCCCCGCCCCGCTGCCCCGACTGGCCGCCGGCACCAGTCCGGTGCCCGCCGCCCGTATCCCGGCCGGCGGCACCGTCTTCGACACGCTGGTCCCGCCCGGCCAGGGCATCGGGTCGTTGACCCGGGCCGCGATCGAGGCCGCCGCCCGTAACCCGTGGTGGCACACCTCCGGTGGGCACGGGCTCGCCGCGGACCGGCTGGTGCCGTACCACACCCCGACCGCGCTGGCCGCCGCGGCTGACGACCCGGTCACCACCCTGGCCAGCAACGGCGGTGACCTGCTCGGCACCGACCGGTTCTTCGTCGCCGCCGCCGACGGGCGGCTCTTCGAGCGCCGTCGGCTGGACGAGGTGTGGGTGTGGCGAGACCATGGCGCCCCGCCCGGCACCTGGGTCGCCACCTCCGGCTCCACCATCGCCCCCGACCGGGTGTACGTCCGGGGCCGCGACAGCCGTCTCTGGGAACGTCGCTACGACGGCGACCGGTGGGTGTGGAACGACTGCGGCGCGCCCGGCGGTGGCCTGGCCAGCCGGCCCAACACCGCCGGCAACGATGTGTACGTGCTCGGCCGGGACGGCAGCCTGTACCGCTTCGACAGCGTCGGGCGCGGCTGGGTCTCGCTCGGTGCTCCGCAGCTCAACCAGTACGAGCGGCTGTGGGGCTCGCCGCGCCCCTACCCCGACGGGGTGTACGTGGCCACCTCCGGCCAGCGGCTGTTCCGCTGGGCTGGTGGCTCTTGGGGCCAGATCGGGGCCGGCCAGGCCCCGCCGATCTGGGGCTCGCCCGCCTCCTACCACCGGTTCAGCTCGGCCAACCGGGATTACGAGGGCTTTGGTTTCGCCTACCTGACCCCGACCGGGGAACTGGTCACCAAGCGGATCAACCTGCCCGACTTCCACAACCACGGCCGGCCCGGACCGGTGCCGCCCCCGCCATCGAACATCCGGATCGTGTCGCTGGCGCAGCAGACCGCGCAGATCGCCGTCGACGAGGAAACCGACATGCTGGTGCTGGCGCACCCCGAGGGCAACCCCTCGGACCTGCGCCTGTACGGCCGCTACGAGCACTACCACGACGGGCACGGCATCTACTACTGGTACTGGCACGAGATCGGGCGGCCCGCCAACGGGCTCGCCCCGCACCGGCCGGGACCGGTCACCGGGGACGAGCGTGACGGGGAAGTCTTCGTCAAGACCGCCGACGGGCGGCTTGCCGCGCTCTCCTGGGGATACCGGGGCTACGGCTGGGTCGACCACGGCACCCCGGCCGACCCGCGTGGTACCGGTCGGGACGACGCCCCGGCCCCCGCCGACCGTCGGTTCGTACCCCGGGTCGGCCTGCTCTCCTCACTGCTCGTCTCATACACGGTGGACGAGGGGGCGGGCAGCCGGATCCGGTGCCAACTCGGGCACAACGTCGGCGAGGACGGCGCGCTGCGCGAGAACGACCTCACCCCGGCGGTCGCCGGCCCGCTCAGCACGGTGAAGGCGCGCGCCACCGCCACCACCGTGACCGGGCTGCTCACCGCCGACGGGCGACTGCACCTGATCGCGGTGGCGGCGCTCACCGGCGGCCGGCTGGCGTACTGGGTGGGCCGCGACGTGGACGCGTCCGGGACCGCCACCGGTGGCTGGACCGGCCCGTACGAGCTGGTCGACCCGGTCAGCCCGTACGCGAGCGCGGTCGACGTCACCGTCGCCGACCTGGACGGGGACGGCCGCCCCGAACTCGTCATCGGGTACGCGGTCAGCGGCCCGGACCCGGCCGCCAACCGGGTGCTCTACCGGGTCGGGTGGGGGCTGGACGACACCGGCCAGGTCACCCGGGGGTGGAGCGACTCGCTGCCCACCCCGTACACCTTCAACGAAATCCACTCCATCGGGGTGGAGATCGTCGACATGACCGGCGACCACGTACCCGACCTGCTGGTCTTCGTAGGCGGTCGGGCTGTCGGCGGGGCGCAGGTGGCCCGATACTTCACCGGTCGGGGGATCAACCGGCGGGGCCGGGTCGCCGACAGTGCCTGGACCGGCCAACTCGGGGTGCCCGACCAGGCGGCGGTCGCCTCGGGCACCGGTGCCGGGATCGCCGTCGCGGACATCACCGGCACCCGCCGCCCCGACCTGGTCGTCGTCTACCGCTCGGCCATCAACGGCCTGCGCTGCCAGGTCGCGTTCGACCTGGACGAGGCGGGCGTTCCGGCGTACTGGAGTCCGATCCTGATCGTCCGGGGTGCGGCCGACACCAGCACCGGTCGAGGCTGTGCGGTGACCATCGCCGACCTGCGCGCCGACCTGGTTGCCGACCGGGCCCGGATGGGCGACGCCTTCATGGCCGCCGCCGCCAACCATCAGGGGCGGCTCGCCCCCGCCCAGGCGCTGGCCCACGACGACCAGCCGGCCCAGGTCGAACTTGGCCCGGCGGCGAACGCGGTCCGCGGCACCGTCGAGCCGGAGGTCGCGGTGGCCGGCGAGGTGCTCGCCGGGCTCAGCGTCGACGGCCGACCGTTGGTGCAGGCGGTGCCGGACACCGGGGACCCGATGCGTCGGCTGCTGGCCGGGGTGACCTTCGACGTCCCGGCGTACGAACTGCTGCGCGGGCTCTCCCAGGAGAACGTGGTGCCGAACCTGCCGGCCGTGGCACCGGAGACGATGACCGCGCTGGCCGCCAACCCCCGCTTCATCGAGGCGTTCCTGGTGGGGCTCAACCACGAGATGAGCCGGGAGATGCTGTGGCGGGAGTTCCCGGCCGACCCGAGGCAGACCTGGTTCCGCCAGTTCTGGGACGTACGGGGCGCGATGGCGGCCGGTGCGCCGCTGACCGACATCCCGCCGCTGACCGACGTCGCGTGGCGCAGCGGTCCGCTGGGCACCCACCTCACCGCCGTTGGTGCGCCCGGTGAGCAGTCGCTGGTGCTGGTGATCCGGGGTGAGGTGCTGCGCCGATTCCCGTCCACCATCGTCACCATGCGCCGGGCCCGGTGGACCGGCCCGCAGGAGCGGGAGACCACCGGCGACGACATCCTGCCGATCTTCAACGCCTGGCTCTCGCCGGACCTGCTGCTATTCGGGTTCCCGTTCACCGCCGAGGTCGCCCGGGGCGCAGCCACCGAGGCGGCCGGCGACCCGGGCTACTTCTTCGTCCTCCGGGAGCAGCCGACCGCGCCCCGCTTCGGGCTCGACCTGGAGCCGGAGGAGTGGATCCCACCGACGTCACCGCCACCGTGGCTGGGGGAGCACTGGGACGACCTGCACTGGGGCTATCTGCCGGCCGGTGCCCGGTTCCTCTCCCCGTACGCGCCGGGAATGCCCAGCGATGCGGTGGACGGTGCGGTCTTCGGCCGTACCGCCGCCGACATGGCGCGGGTGGCCCTGCAACGTCCCGTCATGCTCGCCCGTCACGCCAGTGACCTGCTACTACCGCCGGAGCCACGATGA